The proteins below are encoded in one region of Candidatus Komeilibacteria bacterium CG_4_10_14_0_2_um_filter_37_10:
- a CDS encoding glutamate dehydrogenase, with protein KLSKKELESLSRAWVRAMYKYLGPTKDVPAPDVYTTPEIMAWMNEEYMKLTGEKNKGTFTGKPVSAGGSLGRDVATAQGGFYILQNIIKKKKISKPTIAIQGFGNAGMTMARLCFAAGYRVVAISDSAGGIFSQRGLPIEKIIKIKDSEGSVVKFKEAKKISNQEILELAVDVLIPAALDNQLVAGNASRIKAQLIFELANGPTAPEAEKILSARGIEIVPDVLANAGGVMVSYFEMVQNKQNKYWTRVTVLKKLKDNILQEWQTIYNLAQKKKINYRTAAYMVALQRLIKAQK; from the coding sequence AAATTATCCAAGAAAGAATTGGAGAGTTTGTCGCGAGCGTGGGTGCGAGCAATGTATAAATATTTAGGTCCCACTAAGGACGTGCCAGCACCTGACGTTTATACAACGCCAGAGATTATGGCCTGGATGAATGAGGAGTATATGAAGTTAACAGGAGAAAAGAACAAAGGAACATTTACCGGTAAACCGGTTAGTGCTGGCGGCTCATTGGGTAGAGATGTGGCTACAGCACAAGGTGGTTTCTATATTTTGCAGAATATTATTAAGAAGAAAAAAATAAGCAAACCAACTATAGCCATTCAGGGCTTTGGTAATGCCGGTATGACCATGGCGCGTTTATGCTTTGCTGCTGGCTACCGCGTGGTGGCTATTTCTGATTCTGCGGGCGGGATATTTAGTCAGCGTGGTTTACCGATAGAAAAAATAATTAAAATTAAAGACAGTGAAGGATCAGTTGTTAAATTCAAAGAAGCAAAAAAAATTAGTAATCAAGAGATATTAGAATTAGCAGTTGATGTTTTGATTCCGGCAGCGTTAGACAATCAATTAGTAGCAGGCAATGCCAGCAGAATTAAAGCTCAGTTAATTTTTGAACTAGCTAATGGACCAACGGCACCAGAAGCGGAAAAGATTTTATCAGCGCGCGGAATAGAAATAGTACCTGATGTCCTAGCTAATGCCGGTGGTGTCATGGTTTCTTATTTTGAAATGGTGCAGAATAAACAAAATAAATACTGGACCAGAGTTACGGTGTTGAAAAAATTAAAAGACAATATTTTGCAAGAATGGCAAACGATATACAATTTGGCGCAGAAGAAAAAAATTAATTATCGTACGGCGGCTTATATGGTGGCCTTGCAACGACTGATTAAAGCGCAAAAATAA
- a CDS encoding ribonuclease HII: protein MLIINHLDYQCGFFIHWRYNELMKDKKIIAGVDEVGRGAWAGPIVAAAVIFKNNLSVALQDSKKLTASRRQSLEKIIKENSYWAVVSISNKQIDRIGIQQANVLVMQKAIAKLKKKPTLILADMVRRGRFDIAYQFIIKGDEKIQQISAASIIAKVYRDRLMQQQHRRYPQYDFQHNVGYGTVKHQKGLKKYGPCVLHRTSYRPVQERLAK, encoded by the coding sequence ATGTTAATAATTAACCACCTTGATTACCAATGTGGTTTTTTTATCCACTGGCGTTATAATGAACTAATGAAGGATAAAAAAATTATCGCTGGCGTTGATGAAGTTGGTCGTGGTGCTTGGGCGGGACCGATTGTGGCGGCGGCAGTTATTTTTAAAAATAATTTGTCGGTAGCACTGCAAGACTCAAAAAAATTAACTGCTTCACGTCGCCAAAGCTTAGAGAAAATAATAAAAGAAAATAGTTATTGGGCTGTTGTCAGTATTAGTAATAAACAAATAGATCGCATCGGTATTCAGCAAGCCAATGTTTTGGTAATGCAAAAAGCTATCGCCAAACTAAAAAAGAAACCAACATTAATTTTGGCGGACATGGTCAGGCGCGGTCGATTTGATATTGCTTATCAGTTTATTATTAAAGGTGATGAAAAGATTCAGCAGATTAGTGCGGCGTCGATTATCGCTAAGGTATATCGCGACCGACTGATGCAACAACAGCACCGGCGGTATCCGCAATATGATTTTCAACATAATGTTGGTTATGGTACAGTTAAGCACCAAAAAGGACTAAAAAAGTATGGACCATGTGTTCTCCATAGAACAAGTTATCGTCCGGTGCAAGAAAGATTAGCAAAATAG